GGGCAGATAAGAAAGCAGATAGTTATTTTCATTGTTGTAGCTGTGTACTGGTTTTTCCAGATGTTACAGAAGTCTGGCAACAGAAAAGGGAATCTGTAAATGCAGAGTTGTTTatactttttcaaaatatatttcccaCATTGGATATGATGGTAAGGTGTGGAGGCAGGAGAGTTGTGGAGTATTCTTCTCCTTTGTCCTTCAGTTAATCATTATCTCACATGAATTGTAAAAGATTTAAAACTTTACTGAATACATCTGAACTGTCTCCCCTCAGCGGTGTATCCAGATCATAGGTTCAACATTTCAAACAATCCTaagtatttttcttatttttctttttcctctagcCTTTCCTGGAGTGTTTTCTGCAACATTCATTCATCATGAAGTTATTGGAGGATATAGTCACCTGTTTACCATCCAAGGGTCTAACTCTCAACTGCAGCCCTACATGTTGCTTGCACATATAGATGTAGTTCCAGCTTCCCCTGAAGGCTGGGATGTTAGTGACCCTTTCTCTGCTGAGGAGCATAATGGGTTCATATATGGAAGAGGAACACTGGATAACAAAAACTCTGTCATGGTATATGCATTGTAAATTTACCTTTTGGAGAATGCAAAATGTTTATGAGAGGCAGATATGCATGAAATGTAATGTCCCATAAGATGTAGAGATGGCCATTAACTtggacatatttaaaaacaatttagagAAATTCATGGAGAGTGAAGCTTaccctttttctcttttattatttaatatgatGTTTATGTGTTTGTTGTTCTTCATGTTATTCTGTTTTATGTAATTTATGGTAAAAACCATCTCTCTTTTTATGATGGTCTGTgaataataaattattgattgatCTGTTTGCATTCCACAGGGGATTCTACATGCACTGGAATTCTTACTGAGACGAAATTACCGGCCACAAAGAAGTTTCTATATTGGCCTTGGGCATGATGAAGAGGTATTTTTATGACATACAATATCCACCATACTTGTGGCATTCAGTGCCACAGTTTGCATGTTGGGTGCAGGATTTTAGTAGTTCTTAGAATGAACCTGTACAGTTCATTTAGATTCTACATTTTTTGATACAAGTGGCTTGAGGCATAATGGTCTTTCCAGTCGAAGATAACTTTATAGTAGTTGCCTTTTTCTAATGAAGCATTGGATGCTTGCTGCTACCTGATGCAAAATACTACGATAGTGGCTTGATATCATGAGAtcctgttatgttttttttttccagataggtggtcaaaaaggagcaaaaaagattgtggctgagctggaatctaGAGGGTTAAAACTTGCTTTCCTGCTTGATGAGGGAAGCTTCATCTATGATGGGATCGTCACAGGAATAGAGAAACCTGTAGCTCTGTAAGTAAGTTTACCACAAGAAATGTTACTGTTACTCTTATGAAACAATAGggagctggaagccatgcctgaTGAAATGCAAATAATTCAGACATTATCTAACAGTAGATTCTTATCTACCCTTTGTTTGGCCCTTCTCTAGAGTGTTAAAAATGTATAGTGCACCCCATCTTGCTTTATGATAAATATAAATGACTGACCACAGAAATATACTTAGTCAAAATGATtccagccaag
The Sceloporus undulatus isolate JIND9_A2432 ecotype Alabama unplaced genomic scaffold, SceUnd_v1.1 scaffold_7975, whole genome shotgun sequence DNA segment above includes these coding regions:
- the LOC121918299 gene encoding N-fatty-acyl-amino acid synthase/hydrolase PM20D1-like, which encodes TVSPQRCIQIIGSTFQTILSIFLIFLFPLAFPGVFSATFIHHEVIGGYSHLFTIQGSNSQLQPYMLLAHIDVVPASPEGWDVSDPFSAEEHNGFIYGRGTLDNKNSVMGILHALEFLLRRNYRPQRSFYIGLGHDEEIGGQKGAKKIVAELESRGLKLAFLLDEGSFIYDGIVTGIEKPVALIAITEKGAITAHFGVTSVPGHSSAPPKRTSIGILSEAMS